A portion of the Raphanus sativus cultivar WK10039 unplaced genomic scaffold, ASM80110v3 Scaffold4379, whole genome shotgun sequence genome contains these proteins:
- the LOC130507357 gene encoding uncharacterized protein LOC130507357 gives MSQLVRLWRGDWKKQPNGDWIFFEDPSDFGFGALIGEGETFESLMTIVRMRYQLANTTPVVLSYQLPDHMLVQAGRRSPPITLSTTADVGVMLTVRDWYAEQTVNVTIGPQNVAMYHFHRRDNFVVRGRTFVVDGSSNEEGRNAFEGLMNERIIVCSVSVLEEIFSEEDMVILHRVALELNSPSYTRGRRAPPPSPTTNGGSTRMELVLLDDDDEVMATTQVSNGGHSGLIVANSGEMTIVPVTEQQLELPLSQPPTAFGDVGLDLMVTSQNGNPEIDCEGFHDNFMWERLLEEGLLQTVQGNITAQPNEPNEPNQESPKSVLRVLNGPEAHDGGNSSTGSSVGVTSLVPETVLTPVTGTTCGSISSVGTQPVGLMSSGNALLAEFDKYIEARSTMAMLSPVGPGLPASAASASFASGSKSVGSPTLKLTLGRPNQAGPPKKDRAPEDSSPEDSGSGGSF, from the exons ATGAGTCAGCTTGTGCGTCTATGGCGTGGGGATTGGAAGAAGCAGCCCAACGGAGACTGGATTTTCTTTGAGGACCCATCTGACTTCGGTTTCGGTGCATTGATCGGCGAGGGTGAAACTTTTGAGTCACTGATGACTATCGTTCGTATGCGATACCAACTGGCGAACACAACCCCTGTTGTCTTAAGCTACCAGCTTCCTGACCATATGCTGGTCCAAGCGGGGAGGAGGTCGCCACCGATAACTCTATCTACCACCGCAGACGTTGGCGTCATGTTGACTGTCCGTGATTGGTACGCGGAGCAAACTGTGAATGTCACCATCGGACCACAAAACGTCGCTATGTATCATTTTCATCGTCGTGACAACTTTGTTGTCCGCGGCAGGACCTTTGTCGTTGATGGAAGCTCTAACGAAGAGGGGAGAAATGCGTTCGAAG GTCTCATGAATGAAAGGATTATCGTTTGTAGTGTGAGTGTTTTGGAAGAGATCTTTAGCGAAGAGGACATGGTCATCTTGCACCGTGTTGCTCTAGAGCTGAACTCTCCCAGTTACACTCGTGGTCGTCGTGCCCCTCCCCCATCTCCGACTACCAACGGCGGTTCTACTCGAATGGAACTTGTACTGCTGGATGATGACGACGAGGTGATGGCTACTACACAAGTGAGTAATGGAGGCCACAGTGGACTAATCGTTGCAAACTCGG GTGAAATGACTATTGTTCCTGTTACGGAACAACAGCTGGAACTCCCTCTCAGCCAGCCACCCACAGCCTTTGGCGACGTCGGTCTTGATCTCATGGTTACATCCCAAAACGGAAACCCCGAGATTGACTGTGAAGGGTTCCATGACAACTTCATGTGGGAAAGACTCTTGGAAGAAGGATTGCTTCAAACTGTTCAAGGTAATATCACCGCACAGCCCAACGAGCCCAACGAGCCCAACCAGGAGTCTCCCAAGTCTGTTCTCCGTGTGCTTAATGGGCCTGAAGCCCATGATGGTGGAAACTCTTCTACTGGATCGTCCGTCGGTGTGACATCACTTGTGCCTGAAACCGTCCTCACCCCAGTTACTGGGACCACTTGCGGTTCAATCTCTAGCGTCGGAACTCAGCCGGTCGGACTAATGAGCAGTGGCAATGCTTTACTTGCGGAGTTTGACAAGTACATTG AGGCAAGATCGACAATGGCGATGCTCTCTCCTGTTGGGCCTGGGCTTCCAGCTTCCGCAGCTTCTGCATCGTTTGCTTCAGGCTCAAAGAGTGTTGGATCTCCAACACTTAAGTTAACCTTGGGCCGTCCCAACCAAGCAGGCCCACCGAAGAAGGACCGTGCACCGGAGGATTCTTCGCCGGAGGACAGCGGCAGTGGGGGTTCGTTCTAA
- the LOC130507356 gene encoding uncharacterized protein LOC130507356, with the protein MNTFVGDGDHSPTDLYVGMYFKSRDAFRQHMACYAISKKFKFRCEKSGPYVTVLSCCGNTCKWRVYAVLIEGTNAYEVRKLVSSHSCSVDERAGYQRQATSTVIGEMMKPKFVGSGSGPRPMEIRNMMRGDHAVNISYWKAWRSREAAIDQAKGSCVASYKALPTYLHKLVEANPGTVADLATEYQEGVGHRFKYMFLAMGASIKGYPYMRKVVVVDGTHLKGKYAGCLLTASAQDGNYQIYPLAFAIVDGENDKSWEWFFQRLTSIVPDEEGLVFVSDRHASIYQGLRKVYPSAGHCACIVHLKRNIRTNFKERHLGYLVAKAARAFRMSEFYSTFNEIKKVNPRCADYLIDLGLGHWARSHFPGARYNIMTSNLAESWNAVLREAREYPVVPLIEFIRSKLMSWFSKRRQSLEGNNAALAPKVLELLAASFELTGAFEVKKVDTGEYEVRDTSGVSFLVNLPEKSCTCYQFQMLRIPCSHAIASAIQAGVNVESMVADVYSVAFMKSAYKGHILPPKEYEIHSELSSAMEALYLQPPSTRRPPGRPRKQRFLSRGEVRMKITRRKTVCSRCKGIGHNRATCKQPI; encoded by the exons ATGAATACGTTTGTAGGGGACGGAGATCACTCTCCAACTGACCTATACGTTGGTATGTACTTCAAGAGCAGAGATGCCTTCAGGCAACATATGGCATGCTACGCAATAAGCAAAAAGTTCAAGTTCCGGTGTGAAAAATCTGGTCCGTATGTCACGGTCTTGTCATGCTGCGGAAACACATGTAAATGGCGAGTCTATGCAGTCCTCATCGAGGGCACAAATGCTTACGAGGTTAGGAAGTTAGTGAGCTCGCACAGTTGTTCAGTTGACGAGAGAGCTGGATATCAGAGACAGGCAACATCTACTGTCATCGGTGAGATGATGAAGCCAAAGTTTGTTGGTTCTGGTTCCGGACCAAGGCCAATGGAAATAAGAAACATGATGCGAGGGGATCATGCAGTTAATATTTCCTACTGGAAGGCTTGGCGTTCACGTGAAGCAGCAATCGACCAAGCAAAAGGCTCGTGTGTGGCTTCTTACAAAGCACTCCCCACATACTTGCATAAGCTTGTAGAGGCCAACCCAGGAACAGTTGCTGATTTAGCAACAGAATACCAGGAGGGAGTTGGCCACCGCTTCAAATATATGTTTCTCGCCATGGGAGCTTCGATCAAGGGTTATCCTTACATGCGTAAGGTGGTTGTTGTCGATGGAACTCATCTGAAAGGGAAGTATGCAGGGTGTCTGCTAACAGCCTCAGCACAAGATGGAAACTACCAGATATATCCGCTTGCGTTTGCTATAGTTGATGGAGAAAACGACAAGTCTTGGGAATGGTTCTTCCAGAGGCTAACATCGATAGTCCCAGACGAGGAAGGTTTGGTGTTTGTTTCAGATCGTCATGCATCAATATACCAGGGACTCAGGAAG GTGTATCCAAGTGCCGGTCATTGTGCTTGTATTGTCCACTTGAAGAGAAACATAAGAACGAACTTTAAAGAAAGACACCTTGGTTACTTGGTTGCAAAGGCCGCACGAGCATTTAGGATGTCTGAGTTCTACTCCACTTTCAACGAGATCAAGAAAGTCAACCCGAGATGTGCCGACTACTTAATTGATCTTGGATTAGGTCATTGGGCAAGATCTCATTTCCCAGGTGCACGCTACAACATCATGACTAGTAACCTGGCAGAGTCATGGAACGCAGTATTGCGTGAAGCCAGAGAGTATCCTGTGGTTCCGTTAATAGAGTTCATACGTTCTAAGCTAATGTCATGGTTCTCAAAGAGACGTCAGTCTCTCGAAGGTAATAATGCTGCCTTGGCTCCTAAGGTATTGGAACTGCTTGCTGCCAGCTTTGAGTTGACAGGTGCATTTGAGGTCAAGAAGGTGGACACCGGAGAGTACGAGGTGCGCGACACGAGTGGTGTCTCATTCCTCGTAAACCTGCCTGAAAAGAGTTGCACTTGCTACCAGTTCCAGATGCTTCGCATACCATGTTCACATGCAATTGCTTCAGCAATACAAGCAGGGGTTAATGTAGAATCAATGGTTGCAGACGTGTACAGCGTAGCATTCATGAAGTCTGCGTACAAGGGACATATATTGCCTCCAAAAGAATACGAGATTCACTCGGAACTCTCTTCGGCAATGGAAGCTCTCTACCTACAACCTCCTTCAACTAGGCGCCCACCAGGAAGGCCTCGTAAGCAGAGATTCCTGTCCCGCGGTGAAGTGCGT ATGAAGATAACTCGAAGGAAGACAGTGTGTAGCCGGTGCAAGGGGATAGGTCACAACCGTGCTACATGCAAGCAACCAATATGA